The Culex pipiens pallens isolate TS chromosome 2, TS_CPP_V2, whole genome shotgun sequence DNA window ggtataatccaagatggcggaccattattattcctaatttttaggaataaatacctaaatttgaggtattttcagaaaaaatgagggatccaaaattactgatattcaggtataatcaaagatggcggaccatgattattccaaatttttaggtataaaaacctaaatttgaggtattttctggaaaagtgagggatccaaaattactgataatcaggtataatcaaagatggcggaccatgattattccttatttctaggcataaatacctaaatttgaggtattttctagaaaagtgagggatcgAAAATTAATTATACTTAAGAATTATCAAAGATCAAATTAGGTATTATCCAAGAGATATGCAGGCAGAAGAAAACAATGGTTTatatgatattaatatttttatttatatcaaacacaactatttcataaatgttctcacctaaaaataaatattaaaatttaaattatattttattttttcaatgtatctatatttttaatattaaatttatcttttttatatgtattttggtttttttatgttttgatatttaatattttaatattttaatattttaatattttgatattttaatattttaatattttaatattttaatatttaatattttaatatttaaatattttaatattttaatgttttaatattttaatattttaatattttaatattttaatattttaatatttcaatattttaatattttaatattttaatattttaatattttaatgttttaatattttaatattttaatattttaatattttaatattttaatattttaatattttaatattttaatattttaatattttaatattttaatattttaatattttaatattttaatattttaatattttaatattttaatattttaatattttaatattttaatattttaatattttaatattttaatatattaattttttaatattttaatatttcaatattttaatattttaatattttaatattttaatattttaatattttaatattttaatattttaatattttaatattttaatatttttatatttcaatatttcaatattttaatatttcaatatttcaaattttaaattaggtaTTTTCCAAGAGCTATGCAGgcagaagaaaaacaaaattttaaatgatattaatatttttatttacacaaAACACAACTTTTGCATAAATGTACTTacctaaaataaatatttaatgatttgaatattttaacattctaattttgtatagagcaattccagctcaaatcaggaatttttctggtacttttgtacaagaccctctccgatttcaatgaaactttgtagacatgttatcctaggcctatataagccatttttgtgtatatggagccaatagtactcgaaaataacatttgagaagggtgtatggtatttaaatatttttgcattttgtaatttaaaaattactgtatctcgaagccgtatcaaaaagtggtcaaaggcaaacttgtaggaaattggacgggctttctgaaaaaaatacactgaaacaataatacacgccacatctatgagattttttgatttttaagtctaaaacttaaatttaaaggtgatatcacgattttttttcgttcaaaatttttgaggaaatagcctaaaatgttaccaaagactgacgaaaaatgcaggatggtatgtctctcctaaaaaaatacaaaaatcatttactaaaactgtttttttgaaaagtggtctaaacgtcaaaatttttgaaaaccggtagtgggaatcgattctccagacaatttgacataaaagtctctatattgaccattgtcctaagtccaatccttgggaagatacagcggtttttaaaataaaaatgttgaaaaaacgggttttttggtggtttttgacaatttctatatgacagacttggtttttcagtctcgaaaatatttttaccggaaagctcgtccaatttcccataagattgtctttgacagctttttgatttatatcgtttttatatttacgttagcaaatttactatcctggtttctaccacactgaaaaaaatattctattttcagttattagcaatgtaataaagcttatatctgtaagcccatacatccaattgaaaagtggtcaaagacaatcttatgggaaattggacgagctttccggtaaaaatattttcgagactgaaaaaccaagtctgtcatatagaaattgtcaaaaaccacaaaaaaacccgttttttcaacatttttatttttaaaaccgctgtatcttcccaaggattggacttaggacaatggtcaatatagagacttttatgtcaaattgtctggagaatcgattcccactaccggttttcaaaaattttgacgtttagaccacttttcaaaaaaacagttttagtaaatgatttttgtatttttttaggagagacataccatcctgcatttttcgtcagtcttttggtaacactTTAggttatttcctcaaaaatttagaacgaaaaaaaatcgtgacatcacctttaaatttaagttttagacttaaaaatcaaaaaatctcatagatgtggcgtgtatttttgtttcagtgtatttttttcagaaagcccgtccaatttcctacaagtttgtctttgaccactttttgatacgacgcaatggcttcgagatacagtaatttttaaattacaaaatgcaaaaatatttaaataccatacacccttctcaaatgttattttcgagtactattggctccatatacacaaaaatggcttatataggcctaggataacatgtctacaaagtttcattaaaatcggagagggtcgggtacaaaagtaccagaaaaattcctgatttgagctggaattgctctataatatagagatatctacgtgcgcatgtattgcgtgtacatacacgaaaaagattgaggttaaattttgtccggccagccaaatcaaatggtgcgctagtgtgtgtacgcgaaacgtcataaagctctattatgTAATATGTTAGTTCCTAGGGGCAGGACAACTTGGTCGATAGACTAACAATAGTTCGTTGATATATTAatatttcgtcaatactttAACGCAACCTCACCTGGTTATGTACATCCTTGATCCACCACcactgtcatatagaaatgtcAAATCAAATGTCAAAACATGGCAAACAATTTTTGCGGTGAAGATTCTCATGGAGATTCTGGAGGAAAATTAAGCAGCGGCCGGAATTGGAcagatctggagcaacatttgaaaggggcggtacgacattgctattacggcctttcattacacgggtttgaatgggacgaaaggccgtaagagcaatgtcgtaccgcccctttcaaatgttgctccagagatTATCTTTAGCGCGGACCTTGTTCCGACGACCAGGATTGGTCAAGTTACAACTCAAAAGAATAGAAATAATCATTTGTTTTAGGAAAACTAGAAAACTTAGAGCCGGAGTACACTTGGAGGACATAACCTAACCACTCCTGTGTACCAGAAGGGCACCGGCAAGATATCATTCTACAGCACAAAGGGGCAAAAAGTAAAAGCAGTATTACACAACCTAGACCCAAACTCGAGGACCAAAAAGTAAAATATGCCGTGTTTCCTATTTCGGGTAGAGAGCAGAACCTAAACAATATGAGCAACCGGCATTGCACATTTTTAATTGTCTTCGTCCAGCTCGCACAAAAAATAAGTCATAACCATGTCCATGGTCGCTACGACCCACTAGGAAATCTTACAAAAGTCCTGTCCACCGGTAATTTAGCCTCCGTCTCCTCTACCTCAAACCACATCACAGAGCAACGATGGTCAAGAACAATCATTTCCTTTCGCCTATGACATTGAAATCTCCCCCCGTTCGTATTTCACCATACCCGATCAAAACAAATCCGATCACCAAATGTGGCCAAATTAAACCATTTAGCGCGGCGGGATGAAAACAAATAGCACCGAGAACGGTTACCATCTTCTTCCACCACGCAAGAGAAGAAAATTGAACATAATCATGGTAGATCCACATCGTTGGAGAAAGAACCCGGAAAGTCATTCCAGCTGTTGACATAACctattcctcctcctcctcgagcCACACCGGATGGTAACGATTGATCTAAGTGAATCTTCTACCTATATCTGCCGCCCTGAAACCTCTTCCCGTTTGAGCTCCGTCAAACCCGGTCCGAAACATCAAATTCTTAAATGTGGCGGAAGCTTGCTAAGGCCTGATTTGGCAAATCTGCGACTGGACAGGACTTCTTCTTCAAATCAAATTCCGAACAGTAtgcttgtgaaattttctgcgccacaattgttgttgtttttgtctgtcaactgtcaaccaAGGTGTGCAAATGTAGGTCATACCATTTTTCGTCAATAAATTAACTAGTAGATCAACGACAACGTTAATATATTGACGATATATAATTATTTTGACTTTGTACACCCCCTAGGTTAGttctttaatatttcaatatttatttattttaaatatctttgattattttaatattttaatttttttacaacttcaacattttaatctttaaatatttggaattgtagaatataagattttttggagttttataatgtttggaattagagatttttaaaattttctctctctccccTCTTTTTCTATTTTCTCGCTCTTCCTGTTCCCTGCTATCTCTCTCTTCCCTTCCTCTCAATTcaactttttctctttctctcctaCCCTCTCTCCCTTTCTTTCTCTCCCATATTTTCTCACCTCTCTCTTTCCCACTTTctctctacctctcctactctctctccctctcctactatctctccctctcctactatctctccctctcctactatctctccctctcctactaTCTCTCCATCTCCTACTATCTCTCCATCTCCTACTCTCTCTCCAACTATATCTCTTATCTCTCTCTTTCTTCATCTTTGCCCCTCTCACTcccactttctctctctcttactTTCTATGTCTCTCTTCCTCTACCCTCACCCTATacgcatacatacacacacccgCAACGTCCGCAACAAacgcatacatacacacacccgCAACGTCCAACCAAAtcacaaaaagataaaaattggtTCGTTAAACTCAAACTCGATACAATTTTTCATTCACACAATCGCCACGGTCGCACAATCCCCACGGTTGGGGTCCGTTTATACTTCCCCTTTCCAGCTCTTCCGAAAATATCCGTCCCGAGATCCGTCCTCCAGAGCACGAGAGGGAAGAGGCGACTTTTTTAATTCCGCCGGGAGTTGAAGGTTCCGTCCTCCACCTCCTCCTCTTCCACAAGCACGCGAGCCACACTTCCTCTAACAAGGATGCTCCGGGTTCCGTTCTCCGTGCAGAACCGGAGAATCACTTTTCTTCCTGCACAAAACTTACCTTGCCAAAGTTCCTAAGTTTTCAGCAGCACTGCGGAACACCAACTCACAGCCacgaaattattttgttttgacttGTCAAAACGTGAATCGCAATtttagaactaaaaaaaatactaaaatttaggaatttttaagaagtactttagtgttctaaaaaaatcctaaattttaggaagaaaaaaatactaatttttaggtataatttgacaagctagaacataagttcaaaaaatactaaaaattaggaatttatacctaatgtccgttttgcgtgtAGTTTGATTTGAAAAGGAAGAGTCTTCGAAATGTCCTACGAGCTGCTGCCGCTCGAGGTGCTGGAGCAGATTCTGGacaatgtgaaattttccgatttgcaGAATGCGGCGCTCGTGTGTCGTCAGTGGTGCCTCGCGGCGGAAGTGTTGATCCTGCGGAAGTCCTGCCTCACGGTGCACGATTCGCTGGGCGGAAGTCAGCTGGAGGGGTTGCGGCAGATTGGCCGGAACCATGTCACGATCTGTTTGCGGGAGTTGAACATGTGGGAGGAGATACGGCCCGCGCTGGACGTCTGCCGGCAGAAGTTTCGTCCCCGGTCGATCCGGATCAGTGGCATTTTGGCGGACCATTTGAATCGGTTCTATTGCGAGTATCGGGATTGGGTTCAGGATGTGGAGCAGGTTCGCGTTTCGCTGGACGATCGGTTCGTGTACTACTTTGAGGAACTGCCGGCCAAGTATGTGTTGAATTTTCCGAAAGCTAAGTACTTGAACTGGTACGAGTGCTTGTACGGTGCTGGAGAGAAGACCGTCACGCTGAATGCTCCAAATCTTCAGGAAGTCGTAATAGATGACAGTTTGGACGACACTTCGGTGCTGAAACTTCCTGGCTGTACGAAAATCGACAAACTCAACTGCACGTTCTACACTAAGAAGATGGAAGACATATTCGACAGTCCGTTCTCAAATCTTGTCCAACTCTGGCTGTGCATCTACAACGAACTGGAAAGCGTGGCGTTCCTCGACAATCTGTACAACCTGGTCAAACTCAACCTCTCCATCACGTACAGTAAAAACCACATGCGCGAGCTATCCTGGAAGGTCTCCGAGTCCATCTGCAAATGCCACCAGCTTAAGCACCTCCAGTACATCATCATCTACGACATTTCCCCCAATTGTACAGTTAACCTATCGAAAATAGCGCAGAACCTCGTCAACCTGCAGTCCCTGGACCTCGGCAACCTCTTCATCGAACTGACCGACCAGGTGCTCCGCTTCCCGTCCCTCAAAACGATGAAGCTGGACGGGGTAGACTTCGCCAACCAGTCCGCCAGCATCCGCTTGGACGCCCCAGCCCTCCGATCGCTCTCAATATCCGCGCGCCACCTTCGCCGCATTCACTGCATCAACGAGAGTCTCCTGCGCCAGCTGGACGCCGACCTGGAAACCCTCAAGCTCGAGGAAGCCTTCCTCGCGCACGTGGTTCCATTTCTGCAGCGATTCTCCAATGTGCGCGAGCTGACCGTCGCCAACCACAACCACCACGAGAAAAACGCCGACGATAGCTTTCCGCCCACGGTGCACCTCACGGTGGATAAGCTTTGCTTCTGCAACGTCGGCATTCGGCTGGAGTGCTTCCGGACGGTGGCCGCGTGGAGCGGCTTGAAGGTAGAAACACAAATAGTTTTTTACAATTCTTCAGAAAGTTTCAAACCACCCTCATTTTTTAGGAGCTGCACCTGGACAACTGCTTCATCGGAACCGGCGAAGAGGAGGAATCGGTGGTACTTACCAATGTGAGGCAAATGCGCGTGTCCCGCGTGCAGCTTTCGGATCCCGTGAGCAAGGAGTTTCCGATTGTGCTGCGGGGGAGCGAACCGGTGCCGTTCGATGATTACGACTCGGAGATTTACTTCAGCAATTGTTGAGGGGTTTTTGGGCGGGATGAGAAGTTTTTATTTATACTTGTTTGCAAGATTTAATTATTCAAGCAAACTCTAGCATTTCAGTTGATTGacaattgataaaatttacaaGTGCATATAATATTTAAactgaaaagttaaattaacTCGGTGACataaatttaagttaaaaatatattatttagtCTGATCAATCAGACATTCAATTGGAAAAACAAtcgtttttgttgaaaattgagaaaattggtCATCATTAGATGATAACAGTTCTGAAGACCAAACTGACCAACATGAATCGAATATTTAATTCTCTACTCTATTTTGATTAACGTTTATCCTATGAGAGATgctttcgattttattttatggatctttgaaataaatgaaatcccTATCAAACCCACCGTGTCAACCCGAACGACGCCGTTTGTTTACCAAAAATGAACTCCTTGAGGGGGGTGGCGTTCATTCGGCCAGTGATGCCAGTCATCCATTCGGAATCAATTTTTATGGCAAAGTGGGTGGGAGAagtcgacgccaacatttcaaaaagcatcatgtacacaccatgcgttttgagaaaaacgcatttgaatgttgagcatccattttcaattcccattttaatataaaagcaaaataagatgttctaataataacaaacgatgaaaaacgttgcttttattgatacttgatcatccaaattcaataaaacatcatttccgtaattttatttgagtaaaacaaacataactccttttgaaatcaacaacgtcgatatcaccctgctgtcattgaggggggcgctttgttatgattcgtttttcttcgccgaatgtacatggcgctttgttcatgtagctttttttccgtcacgaggttcatgtagtcttttgtttgacaggttgacagggctatataaacaggggctgctgatggcagagattttgtttatgttactttatttaaaatcatgattaaacagactttactgaagtaacttttgctcatttttggtggagaggtagtttattaggagtactttcagaatatgcaataacccagaaagtgtcaaaatgtacatgatgccttttgaaatgttaccgtcgaagtGTCAACCCAAATGCAGAGTTGACATCACCGTTCGCCACTTgtaaataattcaattaaaaacaaaGAACCAACTCTGCTGGCAGCAAGTCGACTGTGCGGAAGCAGCTTAAGTAGCTTCCACTAGCTGTGGTGTTTAATCTAGTTGTGTGTGATGATAGTTTTCGCCTTGTGATAGTTGAGAGTATTGCGTGCTACGAAGAAAGTCATCGTCAATTCGAAAAGTAAGTGTTTTATTGTAATACAAATAGGAACACAACATTtacaattcaatttaattttagtgCGTTCCGCCATCGTCGGACACCGTGTCTCGGTGGAGACCCTGAATGTGGCCACGAGTGGGGGTGGGTCCGTCGAGGACGATCCGGACAGCACGGTGGAGGCTTTCGAGCAAAGTACGTTGACCATTAAAGCCAATGTCCAGCAAGGTAGTGGTGCTCTACTCTTCTACTGTGAAACATAATAGTTTTgcctgttttgttgttttgttctgtGAGTCCGCTTGAGAGTGGTTTGAGTCATAGCGCttgttgcagttttttttcctgCTGTTGCACCTGGTGCTTATTTTTTACCTCCATCGTATTGAATTGATTGAGTCATGAGACTTGATGGTTTTCAGGGTGTTTGTGCGGTACCCTCTCTGCTGTTTACCCGTGTCGAAGTAGGTTTTAGAGTCAGCACAAAGCTAATATTGTGGTGTGGttctgtttttgttgttgtgcatGTGTGTTAGTTGCAGTACTTTGATAAGCCGCCCCTATCGAATGAAAATTGATAGATCTATAATATGACCTAATTGCTGCTTATTAGATTAAGCTGTAATCGTACTGTAATAATGTAAACCAGCATAGTTTAGTAATAGATAATAGTAGTCTAGTGGGATTATTCGATGAACTCCTTCATTATATTGTGCGTTAAAATTATATTCAGTTGtttcgtttaaattttgaatgaaattgatGTTAACTTAAATCTAACCGTCCAGCGTGTACCGTCTGTGTATTTTTGGATGCGTTGTATGGGAACTCGTGCATGGAGAAATCCGAACAGGTTGGCGGCTGCTTGGGAGGATTTTCAGTGCGCGCTAGATTTTCATTGAGAGCTCCATGGATACGAATGCGCTTGGCTGTTCCATGATTCCAAGGCGATTTGGCGTGTTCGCtcaaatattttagtaaaacttttttaattgttatacagtcgactctctggttgtcaatatccaagggaccgtcgaggaagagaatcatcagtttacagaacgatgcaaaatgaagactcgattgaaaatatgtttttcttgatacccagctatgggagagaatcatggcaacgtccagcaaacaaaaacaagctaatgtcaaacacccttcaaagcttcgtttcgcaaagaaaaatgtctatgcaagccatgagatagtgaaaatattgacaaccggaagagatttttaaagcaaacagaatccaagggatcgtcgaggaagagatccttcaagcaagagaaaatatcgaggaataaagacaatcgaagtatgcagtttgaagggactgaagaattcatcgatagatgaagaattattgatatcgagaagatcgagagccagagagtcgactgtaaataGTAGAACGGCATGTTGCTTCCAAAAAGCGTTTTTATCTTaaataaagtaataaatagctctgttaaaagtgagcaagcaagttcatcgaaagatttgcaaaataatttggaagaaaatattgatccttgcactgtaacttggatttagcCCGCACTTttttctcgcacttttgacgaCAAGAGTTCAAAAAGCTAGGCAACCAcgttttgtttatttacatttccagtcgcagtttccaccaaacagaACTTTTAGCACTTTAAAagtgcgattgacaggtgaaaACGAACGAGCAacctcggc harbors:
- the LOC120415527 gene encoding uncharacterized protein LOC120415527, whose translation is MSYELLPLEVLEQILDNVKFSDLQNAALVCRQWCLAAEVLILRKSCLTVHDSLGGSQLEGLRQIGRNHVTICLRELNMWEEIRPALDVCRQKFRPRSIRISGILADHLNRFYCEYRDWVQDVEQVRVSLDDRFVYYFEELPAKYVLNFPKAKYLNWYECLYGAGEKTVTLNAPNLQEVVIDDSLDDTSVLKLPGCTKIDKLNCTFYTKKMEDIFDSPFSNLVQLWLCIYNELESVAFLDNLYNLVKLNLSITYSKNHMRELSWKVSESICKCHQLKHLQYIIIYDISPNCTVNLSKIAQNLVNLQSLDLGNLFIELTDQVLRFPSLKTMKLDGVDFANQSASIRLDAPALRSLSISARHLRRIHCINESLLRQLDADLETLKLEEAFLAHVVPFLQRFSNVRELTVANHNHHEKNADDSFPPTVHLTVDKLCFCNVGIRLECFRTVAAWSGLKELHLDNCFIGTGEEEESVVLTNVRQMRVSRVQLSDPVSKEFPIVLRGSEPVPFDDYDSEIYFSNC